One part of the Arcanobacterium phocisimile genome encodes these proteins:
- the dnaA gene encoding chromosomal replication initiator protein DnaA: protein MPDGSFAQDAWTAAIELARGEGRLSDSQTAFVRLAKPLAIVDDRFLIGVATEFTRNLINTNVAQVLTEQLSAIIGREMTLDISVDRALSEEKVTPASSSNHAPSQESSLRSVATLPSPVHAEENVDNSPMAEPSEIFPAPSHSHAVPEAVNTPQNIQRGHDTRSSARLNPRYTFETFVTGESNRFAHATALAVSELPGSTYNPLFLYSDSGMGKTHLLHAIGNSVQQMFPNKKVLYVSAEEFTNAFINALANGQMHNFKDQFRTVDVLLIDDIQFLSGRDRSRTLEEFFHTFNALINSSKQIVITSDVAPNLLVDFEDRMISRFKSGITAAIDLPNLETRIAILNRKAMAEGLVVPRDVVEFIASRITSNVREMEGALRRIRAFADLTKQEISLQLAESQLKDMISDPSSIQVTAGMIVAQVSNYFNVPLADLKSPTRTRTLTQPRHVAMYLCRELTDLSLPKIAEEFNRRDHTTVMNAVRKVEALMAEKQTIFNQVSELTTIIKNAARDHAQLSNE from the coding sequence ATGCCGGACGGATCATTCGCGCAAGACGCATGGACGGCAGCAATTGAATTAGCGCGTGGCGAAGGACGCCTCTCTGATTCGCAAACTGCGTTCGTTCGCCTCGCAAAACCACTGGCAATCGTCGACGATCGCTTCCTTATAGGGGTAGCAACTGAATTCACCCGGAACCTCATTAACACCAATGTTGCCCAAGTGTTAACGGAACAACTATCCGCCATCATCGGCCGAGAAATGACGCTAGACATCTCCGTCGATCGTGCACTATCCGAAGAAAAAGTGACCCCTGCATCGTCGTCGAACCATGCTCCGAGCCAGGAATCTTCACTGCGTTCTGTCGCAACGCTTCCATCACCTGTGCATGCCGAAGAAAACGTTGATAATTCACCAATGGCAGAGCCTTCTGAAATATTTCCAGCGCCAAGTCATTCGCACGCTGTACCCGAGGCAGTAAATACTCCACAAAATATTCAACGTGGACACGACACCCGTAGCTCTGCGCGCCTCAATCCGCGCTATACCTTCGAAACGTTCGTCACCGGAGAATCGAATCGCTTTGCTCATGCGACAGCACTTGCAGTCTCCGAACTGCCCGGCTCAACTTATAATCCGTTGTTTCTCTACTCTGACTCCGGAATGGGGAAAACCCACCTTCTGCATGCCATCGGAAACTCCGTACAACAAATGTTTCCGAACAAAAAAGTTCTCTATGTTTCTGCCGAAGAATTCACCAACGCCTTTATTAATGCGCTAGCGAACGGCCAAATGCACAACTTCAAAGACCAATTCCGTACGGTTGACGTCCTGCTGATTGACGATATTCAATTCTTATCTGGCCGCGACCGATCCCGAACTCTGGAAGAATTTTTCCACACCTTCAACGCACTCATTAATTCCAGTAAGCAAATCGTGATCACCTCCGACGTGGCACCAAACTTGCTCGTCGACTTCGAAGATCGCATGATTTCGCGCTTCAAATCTGGAATCACGGCAGCTATCGACTTGCCAAACCTCGAAACACGTATTGCGATTTTGAACCGAAAAGCAATGGCAGAAGGACTAGTAGTTCCACGCGACGTCGTGGAATTCATTGCCTCACGAATCACCAGTAACGTTCGTGAAATGGAAGGCGCACTGCGTCGAATCCGGGCTTTTGCTGACCTGACCAAACAAGAGATTTCCCTACAGCTAGCTGAATCTCAGCTCAAAGATATGATTTCTGATCCCTCGTCTATTCAGGTCACTGCCGGAATGATCGTGGCTCAAGTGTCGAATTATTTCAATGTTCCGCTAGCTGATTTAAAGTCGCCAACAAGAACCCGAACCCTGACTCAGCCACGCCACGTAGCAATGTATCTATGTCGAGAACTCACAGATCTCTCGCTTCCTAAGATCGCTGAGGAGTTCAATCGTCGAGACCACACCACCGTGATGAACGCAGTTCGTAAAGTGGAGGCGCTGATGGCTGAAAAGCAAACGATTTTCAACCAAGTATCTGAGCTAACAACGATTATTAAGAACGCTGCGCGCGACCATGCGCAACTGTCGAATGAGTAA
- the dnaN gene encoding DNA polymerase III subunit beta — MKLIVEHDVFTEAVTWVARTIPNRPAIPVLAGLKIQASQNGIVSLSSRDSDISSHVDIEADVLTAGDVLINGRLLADICRALPRKPIELTLEGTKLDIECGSSHFSMKTMASEDFTEGGEMPPVVGTVDGAQWLEAISQVTIAASNDDTLPLLVSVCIEINGDSLALMATDRYRLAVRELTWKPADTTISQRILVRASRLLDIAKALGSAGPIDISLSDSLIGFAAGGKQNTVQLIDGEYPQVLSLFPSESAGYMVMDRADMLDAIKRSRLVVEKNAAVRLSFTEGEVTIEAGQGDQAQASEALAAEVVGEDLKMAFNPIFLQEGFSVMAGEKIRLSVTHPTKPAVMTAEKDGESIDDFRLLLMPVRTFGSN; from the coding sequence GTGAAATTAATCGTTGAACATGACGTCTTCACAGAAGCCGTTACATGGGTTGCTCGTACCATCCCGAATCGTCCAGCGATTCCAGTACTTGCCGGTTTAAAAATCCAAGCATCCCAAAACGGTATCGTTTCATTAAGTTCACGTGATTCAGATATTTCGTCCCATGTTGATATCGAAGCAGATGTTCTCACCGCCGGCGATGTATTGATCAATGGTCGTCTTCTTGCCGATATCTGCCGTGCTTTGCCACGTAAACCTATCGAACTGACTCTCGAAGGCACCAAGCTCGATATCGAATGCGGATCTTCGCACTTTTCGATGAAAACTATGGCAAGCGAAGATTTCACTGAAGGTGGCGAAATGCCGCCAGTGGTTGGAACAGTTGATGGTGCTCAATGGCTAGAAGCTATCAGTCAAGTAACTATTGCGGCGTCCAACGATGACACGTTGCCACTTCTCGTTTCGGTATGTATCGAGATTAATGGCGATTCTTTAGCACTTATGGCTACCGATCGTTACCGTTTGGCGGTACGTGAACTGACATGGAAGCCAGCTGATACCACCATCTCACAACGTATTCTGGTTCGCGCTTCGCGCCTCCTTGATATTGCTAAAGCACTCGGATCTGCCGGTCCAATCGATATTTCACTCTCCGATTCACTTATCGGATTTGCTGCCGGTGGCAAGCAGAACACAGTTCAACTGATCGACGGCGAATATCCACAAGTTCTTTCACTCTTCCCGTCAGAAAGCGCCGGATATATGGTGATGGATCGCGCCGATATGCTCGACGCCATCAAGCGTTCGCGCCTTGTTGTGGAAAAGAATGCTGCAGTGCGTTTGTCCTTCACCGAAGGCGAAGTAACAATCGAAGCAGGGCAAGGCGACCAAGCACAAGCATCTGAGGCCCTCGCAGCTGAAGTTGTTGGAGAAGATTTGAAGATGGCATTCAACCCGATCTTCCTTCAAGAAGGTTTTTCAGTTATGGCCGGGGAGAAAATCCGTCTCTCTGTCACGCATCCAACAAAACCAGCAGTCATGACTGCCGAAAAAGACGGCGAATCTATTGACGATTTCCGTCTCTTGTTGATGCCAGTACGTACGTTCGGCAGCAACTGA